A stretch of Telopea speciosissima isolate NSW1024214 ecotype Mountain lineage chromosome 11, Tspe_v1, whole genome shotgun sequence DNA encodes these proteins:
- the LOC122646122 gene encoding uncharacterized protein LOC122646122 — MASIPRHFFIASIFLGLLFIRANARPGVHFHPCKTIFISYTISSIKSPLSENPNDPNPSGFFTIFSEIREFNPRIILPSVELIGDDGRPDLRHPIRHFHGEDVVKSDIVRPPYPFGFGSIRERTKDILSVVVALLFGVGCGALTSATMYLAWSLITNRFEFNDSEREGEDGDDSDGFGDYDVKKLGYVKIPDDTVAVAAPVKQVV, encoded by the coding sequence ATGGCATCAATTCCTCGTCACTTCTTCATCGCTTCCATCTTTCTGGGTCTCCTATTCATTCGAGCCAACGCAAGACCAGGCGTTCACTTTCACCCATGCAAAACCATATTCATCTCCTACACGATCTCTTCCATCAAATCCCCACTCTCAGAAAACCCTAACGACCCTAACCCTTCTGGTTTCTTCACTATCTTCAGTGAAATCAGGGAATTCAATCCGCGAATCATCCTCCCCTCCGTGGAGCTCATAGGCGATGATGGTCGCCCCGATCTCCGCCATCCGATTCGACATTTCCATGGCGAGGATGTCGTCAAGTCTGACATCGTTCGTCCTCCATacccttttggttttggttctatTCGTGAGCGAACCAAGGACATTCTCAGCGTTGTGGTTGCCTTGCTCTTCGGTGTCGGCTGTGGTGCTTTGACTTCTGCTACTATGTATTTGGCTTGGTCTCTCATCACCAACAGGTTTGAATTCAATGATTCTGAACGTGAAGGTGAGGATGGTGACGATAGTGATGGTTTCGGTGACTATGATGTCAAGAAGTTGGGCTACGTCAAGATCCCTGATGATACagttgctgttgctgctccGGTTAAACAAGTGGTATGA